The Haloplanus sp. CK5-1 genome contains a region encoding:
- a CDS encoding PQQ-binding-like beta-propeller repeat protein, with product MAQFRMHNPTHRFDVECDMTDHDAATLTTQREFSDTVRGIAVRDGTMYCATGGWTDGGHLYALDRDGTLRWRFDSVAGLAHENGGWIDSSPAVSDETVYVASKDTHVYALERETCAKRWQYQTRGRIASSPAVADGTVYVGSDDAHVYALDATDGTQQWSVRTGNMVKSSPAIVDNTVYVVSDDDMLYALDSETGSERWSLAVGGGQSSPTVVDGTVYVCGYDPDDARSLESMSGALYAVDAVCGDLQWKFQAADIIVTSPSVVGDTVFVSDLSGFVYAVSAKTGTQQWRLSTGDTIVAPPLVRSGTVYIGSKGHGVYAVSADDGGLLWRLETDDAVATVAPGEGRLYVGSYGCRLSAIMATPSDE from the coding sequence GTGGCCCAGTTCCGGATGCACAACCCGACGCATCGGTTCGATGTCGAGTGCGACATGACTGATCACGATGCCGCTACGCTCACCACCCAGCGCGAGTTCTCTGATACTGTACGTGGAATTGCCGTTCGCGATGGAACGATGTACTGTGCGACCGGTGGGTGGACCGATGGCGGCCACCTCTACGCGCTCGACAGGGACGGTACTCTCCGATGGCGTTTCGACAGTGTAGCTGGCCTTGCTCACGAGAACGGGGGCTGGATCGACTCGTCACCAGCGGTGTCGGATGAGACGGTCTACGTGGCAAGCAAAGACACCCACGTCTACGCACTAGAGCGGGAGACATGCGCAAAACGCTGGCAGTATCAGACGCGGGGACGTATCGCGTCGTCACCCGCTGTGGCCGATGGCACCGTCTACGTCGGGAGTGATGATGCTCACGTATATGCGCTGGACGCGACAGACGGCACACAGCAGTGGTCGGTCAGAACTGGGAATATGGTGAAGTCGTCTCCAGCGATCGTCGATAATACCGTGTACGTCGTCAGCGACGACGATATGCTCTACGCTCTTGATTCTGAAACTGGTAGCGAACGCTGGTCGTTGGCAGTCGGGGGTGGTCAGTCGTCCCCGACTGTCGTCGACGGCACTGTCTACGTCTGCGGGTATGATCCAGATGACGCGAGAAGCCTCGAATCGATGTCTGGTGCGCTCTACGCGGTAGATGCCGTGTGTGGCGATCTTCAGTGGAAATTCCAGGCTGCGGATATCATCGTTACATCCCCGTCGGTCGTTGGGGATACCGTCTTCGTCTCGGACTTGAGTGGGTTCGTGTACGCAGTGTCAGCGAAAACCGGGACACAGCAATGGCGGCTCTCGACTGGAGACACGATTGTCGCGCCTCCGCTCGTCCGAAGCGGGACCGTCTACATCGGGAGCAAGGGCCACGGAGTGTATGCAGTGTCAGCGGATGATGGCGGTTTATTGTGGCGTCTCGAGACTGATGACGCGGTGGCCACCGTTGCGCCGGGTGAGGGGAGGCTATACGTTGGCAGCTACGGTTGCCGTCTTTCGGCGATTATGGCGACGCCGAGCGACGAGTGA
- a CDS encoding pyridoxal phosphate-dependent aminotransferase gives MGEFSSRVESMSESGIGEAVERAGEDAINLGPGQPDFPTMPEATEAAIEAIKSGEAHNYTDSPGIRPLREAIRDKHERDNGFRPSLDGVICTAGAAEALHIALEAHVDPGDKVLHPAPGFVSYDALTRVAGGTPVPLPLRDDLTLDPATVADSITDDTAAVVVNSPANPTGAVYPPEDMRELARIADEHDIVLISDEVYERFVFDGEHRSPMEFAETDSVVVVNGASKTYSMTGWRLGWTIASERRTKRMFRVHQYSQVCASAPAQYAARAALEAPQDWVDNMVATFERRRNVLLDGLADMGLEVPTPKGAFYAMVDVPEGWVEEVLDRGVVVVPGEAFGNGGEGYARISYATDTDTIEAGLDIMAEATRAVR, from the coding sequence ATGGGTGAATTCTCATCCCGAGTAGAGTCGATGTCCGAGAGCGGTATCGGAGAAGCCGTGGAGAGGGCCGGTGAAGATGCTATCAATCTAGGCCCTGGGCAGCCGGATTTTCCGACCATGCCCGAGGCGACTGAAGCAGCAATCGAGGCGATCAAGTCGGGGGAGGCTCACAACTATACTGACAGTCCGGGCATCCGTCCGCTCCGGGAGGCCATCCGTGACAAGCATGAGAGGGACAACGGGTTCCGACCCTCACTGGACGGTGTCATCTGTACAGCCGGCGCCGCCGAGGCGCTGCACATTGCCCTTGAGGCTCACGTGGACCCGGGCGACAAGGTTCTCCACCCCGCACCCGGGTTCGTCTCATATGACGCGCTAACACGGGTCGCAGGCGGGACCCCTGTCCCGTTGCCGCTTCGAGATGACCTGACACTCGACCCAGCAACAGTTGCCGACTCCATCACCGATGATACTGCTGCAGTCGTTGTCAACAGCCCCGCGAACCCAACAGGTGCAGTCTACCCTCCAGAGGACATGCGAGAACTTGCCCGGATAGCAGACGAACACGACATCGTACTCATCTCCGACGAAGTGTATGAGCGATTCGTGTTCGATGGCGAGCATCGCTCACCAATGGAGTTCGCGGAGACCGACAGCGTTGTCGTCGTAAATGGGGCGTCGAAGACCTACTCGATGACAGGGTGGCGGTTGGGCTGGACCATCGCGAGCGAGCGACGGACAAAACGGATGTTTCGCGTTCACCAGTATTCTCAGGTGTGTGCCAGCGCCCCAGCGCAGTACGCCGCAAGGGCTGCCCTCGAAGCCCCTCAAGACTGGGTTGACAATATGGTAGCGACGTTCGAGCGTCGGCGGAACGTCCTCCTTGATGGGCTAGCGGACATGGGGCTTGAGGTCCCGACGCCGAAGGGGGCGTTCTATGCAATGGTGGATGTCCCTGAAGGTTGGGTTGAGGAGGTACTCGACCGCGGCGTCGTGGTCGTCCCCGGAGAGGCCTTCGGCAACGGCGGAGAGGGGTACGCCCGCATCTCCTACGCCACTGACACAGATACCATTGAGGCTGGACTCGATATAATGGCGGAGGCAACGCGGGCAGTCCGGTAG
- a CDS encoding NAD-dependent epimerase/dehydratase family protein — protein sequence MTEKPLQSISTEAELSDSLSEPYPEDIEFAGELDGDVMVLGAAGKMGPTLIKRIMRASDRAGVDRRVYAVSRYSNPDDKSKLESLGAETVKMDLLEEGALDSLPDCENVIYMVGMKFGASGREPQTWAINSYLPGEVARRFSDSQIVAFSTGNVYPPVSVDSGGCTESDDAGPVGEYGQSCLGRERVFQYFSERNDTPTLLFRLNYAVEARYGVLADIAKWVYHGDPVPLNMGYVNVIWQGDANSICFRSLGLTDSPAEVLNVTGPETLSVRSLAEKFADRFGTDVVFEGEEQDTALLNDASRCHNHFEKPRVPVDDIIDLVAAWMEADNPMMDKPTKFHVRSGEF from the coding sequence ATGACCGAAAAACCCCTACAATCAATCAGCACGGAAGCAGAATTGTCCGACAGCCTCTCGGAGCCTTACCCCGAAGATATCGAGTTTGCTGGAGAGCTTGACGGAGACGTGATGGTCCTCGGAGCAGCAGGGAAGATGGGACCGACGCTGATTAAACGGATTATGCGTGCGAGCGACCGAGCTGGGGTCGACCGGAGGGTATACGCTGTCTCCCGATACTCTAATCCGGATGACAAGTCGAAGCTTGAGTCGCTAGGCGCCGAGACGGTCAAGATGGACCTTCTAGAAGAGGGGGCACTGGATTCGCTACCAGACTGTGAGAACGTAATTTATATGGTCGGTATGAAGTTCGGAGCATCCGGGCGAGAGCCCCAAACGTGGGCTATCAATTCTTACCTTCCGGGAGAGGTCGCCCGACGATTTTCGGATTCGCAGATAGTAGCTTTTTCTACCGGAAACGTGTACCCCCCAGTTTCGGTCGATTCAGGAGGGTGTACTGAGTCTGACGATGCTGGGCCAGTTGGAGAATACGGCCAATCGTGTCTGGGCAGGGAACGTGTCTTCCAATACTTTAGCGAGCGGAATGACACTCCGACTCTTCTCTTCCGATTGAATTATGCTGTTGAGGCGCGATACGGCGTGCTAGCGGATATTGCAAAATGGGTTTACCACGGTGATCCAGTGCCCTTGAACATGGGATACGTAAACGTTATTTGGCAGGGTGACGCGAACTCGATTTGCTTCCGCTCCTTAGGACTGACTGATTCACCGGCCGAAGTGCTCAACGTTACCGGTCCTGAGACGCTATCAGTCCGGTCACTTGCAGAGAAGTTCGCCGATCGGTTTGGAACAGATGTCGTTTTCGAAGGAGAGGAACAGGACACAGCACTCCTCAACGATGCTAGTCGGTGTCACAACCACTTTGAGAAGCCCAGGGTTCCCGTCGATGATATAATCGACCTCGTCGCGGCCTGGATGGAAGCGGATAATCCGATGATGGATAAACCGACCAAGTTCCACGTTCGAAGTGGGGAGTTCTAG
- a CDS encoding Gfo/Idh/MocA family oxidoreductase yields the protein MSVPTIGYVGLNHHHAEPYLESIAELPARLTAACKPDGELHANDVTGLGDIPLYSDTEGLLDGEDLDVLWITLSNRDTPEVIEAAVERGIDVYTEKTAARTAAELKPVVDTIDESDASVCVSYIWRGHPASRELRSRSEAGFFGNVRSVGARFLASQLAYRDVDHHLFDREASRGGITQWLGIHWLDLLPWMLGDPIVRVNASLSYGTSEVDIEDGAVLQFELASGAIGTLECGYYLRESRYETELSITGTDGRALWDPMGDYFGFDDETTVEFESVREEYASTPRRYLTYDYEPMPGYGGGYGLDFMNQFLEARVSKDVDVPADMHDALTALYVLDAVYESAESGMWADVDVGTSVQK from the coding sequence ATGAGCGTCCCAACAATCGGATACGTAGGGTTGAACCACCACCACGCAGAGCCGTACCTCGAGAGTATCGCCGAACTGCCGGCTAGGCTTACGGCCGCGTGCAAACCAGATGGAGAACTCCACGCCAACGACGTGACCGGACTTGGTGACATCCCGCTGTACTCCGATACTGAGGGGCTACTGGACGGTGAGGACCTCGACGTGCTCTGGATTACGCTGTCGAACCGCGACACACCCGAAGTCATTGAGGCAGCCGTCGAGCGTGGGATTGACGTTTATACTGAGAAAACGGCGGCACGAACTGCAGCTGAACTCAAACCAGTTGTCGACACGATTGATGAGAGCGATGCAAGCGTCTGCGTCTCCTACATCTGGCGTGGCCATCCGGCTTCCCGTGAACTCCGTTCCCGGTCGGAAGCAGGATTCTTCGGAAATGTCCGGTCAGTCGGGGCTCGCTTCCTAGCCTCACAACTCGCGTACCGGGACGTGGATCACCACCTGTTCGACCGCGAGGCAAGCCGTGGGGGGATCACCCAGTGGCTGGGTATCCACTGGCTCGACCTCCTCCCGTGGATGCTCGGTGATCCTATCGTGAGGGTGAACGCGAGTCTCTCATACGGGACATCTGAAGTCGATATCGAGGACGGAGCTGTTCTACAATTCGAGCTCGCCTCCGGAGCTATCGGGACTCTCGAGTGTGGTTACTACCTACGAGAGAGCCGATATGAGACGGAACTCTCAATAACGGGCACGGACGGTCGTGCTTTATGGGACCCGATGGGCGATTACTTTGGGTTCGATGACGAAACCACCGTCGAGTTCGAGTCAGTACGCGAAGAGTACGCGAGCACACCCCGTCGGTATCTTACGTACGATTACGAACCGATGCCGGGGTACGGCGGCGGATACGGGCTTGACTTTATGAATCAGTTTTTGGAGGCTAGAGTCTCAAAAGACGTTGATGTCCCGGCTGATATGCACGATGCGCTGACCGCCCTCTATGTTCTTGACGCAGTATACGAATCTGCCGAATCCGGAATGTGGGCTGACGTCGACGTTGGGACCAGCGTCCAGAAGTAA
- a CDS encoding Nramp family divalent metal transporter, with amino-acid sequence MGRDTKSLRDRLEAVGPALLLAAVVVGPGSIALSTITGGTYGYTLLWVPVAATLFMITYTWMAARIGLVTGKTFFGATRERYGDTVAKVGGVFGFLTILAFQAGNNAGIGFASAALFGVGDPVLWAIVFTVLAAAFLWLPSLYDKVETLVRVVVGIMLVSFVATLLIVGVDFSAAARGLVPSFPDQASVLLSLGLAATNFSIVAVVYQTNLMKENDWGPEKLADEGLDSLLGIAILGIIVMTILLTSAAAIFGTDAQAFSAQEMAVQLRPFAGPAAFYLFTIGFFFASLSSLVVNALIGGALLTDGFDKDPSMDSRPVKLTATGAMIIGTVAILLSQGAGSPTELLRAAQALAVVAFPLLGFLILTIARDRSMMGEYTNPWYVNVLGGLGYLVIIGIIVNYLQTVLAEFGINLLG; translated from the coding sequence ATGGGACGCGATACTAAGTCGTTAAGAGATCGATTAGAAGCTGTAGGACCGGCACTCCTTCTCGCGGCGGTCGTTGTAGGGCCCGGAAGTATTGCGTTATCAACCATCACTGGTGGGACATACGGGTACACACTACTCTGGGTTCCAGTCGCTGCCACTCTGTTTATGATCACGTACACGTGGATGGCCGCTCGCATCGGCCTCGTCACGGGAAAGACCTTCTTCGGGGCGACACGCGAGAGATATGGTGACACAGTCGCTAAAGTCGGCGGTGTTTTCGGATTTCTCACTATCCTTGCCTTTCAGGCCGGGAACAACGCGGGTATTGGCTTTGCGTCAGCTGCGCTCTTCGGCGTTGGTGACCCCGTACTGTGGGCTATCGTGTTCACGGTCTTAGCGGCGGCGTTCCTTTGGCTCCCCTCACTGTACGACAAAGTGGAAACTTTGGTTCGTGTGGTAGTCGGTATTATGCTCGTGTCGTTCGTCGCAACGCTGTTGATCGTCGGTGTTGACTTCTCCGCGGCCGCGCGGGGTCTTGTTCCGTCGTTCCCCGACCAAGCGTCAGTACTCCTGTCGTTAGGACTTGCAGCGACGAATTTCTCAATTGTTGCCGTTGTCTATCAGACGAATCTTATGAAAGAAAATGACTGGGGCCCCGAGAAACTAGCCGACGAAGGTCTTGATTCACTCCTTGGTATCGCTATTCTCGGGATTATTGTGATGACGATCCTTCTGACTAGCGCTGCGGCCATTTTTGGTACTGACGCACAGGCGTTCTCTGCACAAGAGATGGCAGTACAACTCCGTCCATTCGCCGGTCCAGCAGCATTCTATCTCTTCACAATCGGGTTTTTCTTCGCGTCGCTGTCGTCGCTCGTCGTCAACGCTCTTATCGGTGGAGCACTGCTAACTGACGGTTTCGACAAAGATCCCTCGATGGACTCCCGTCCAGTCAAACTCACCGCGACGGGCGCGATGATCATTGGTACTGTCGCCATTCTGCTCTCCCAGGGAGCCGGGTCGCCGACCGAACTGCTCCGTGCTGCACAAGCACTCGCCGTCGTGGCGTTCCCGCTTCTCGGTTTCCTGATCCTCACTATTGCTCGTGACAGATCAATGATGGGAGAGTATACGAACCCTTGGTACGTTAACGTCTTGGGGGGGCTCGGATACCTCGTTATTATTGGTATCATCGTCAACTACCTCCAGACGGTGCTTGCCGAGTTTGGCATCAACCTTCTGGGATAG
- a CDS encoding DUF6166 domain-containing protein, whose translation MTSPTPGIGRAGRLSWRAQLALALLLDYTGDEAFALNHYQEFKTEVLRRDDP comes from the coding sequence GTGACATCGCCTACGCCGGGTATCGGCAGAGCAGGCAGGCTATCGTGGAGGGCGCAACTCGCGCTCGCACTCCTCCTCGACTACACGGGAGACGAGGCGTTCGCCCTCAACCACTACCAAGAGTTCAAAACCGAAGTCCTTCGCCGAGACGATCCGTGA
- a CDS encoding M42 family metallopeptidase — protein MSLRDELEAFVAARGPAGDEGAVAEVFEDRIAPHVDNIEWDAMGNVVATDEGPSDHEILITGHTDELTLLVDGVTDDGFVSYSKVGGHYKGNFIGQEVVIGPDEVPGVIGTKCRHHTTPDERERLLADDLYIDVGAESPKEVQALNIEPGDHATWNQTVTELGYERVAGRAIDDRIALAILVKLAQQMETDSTVHYVATVQEEIGLRGARAIGYSVDPDVGIAVEIFPSDDYPAADGGGQDINLGDGPVIELADGNEYLFDGILVDRQTLSWLRQAAERTGVDSQFGVMINGTTDASELQRVRGGRHAGAIGVPCRYTHSPVETISLADAKETVAVLAEACESEFPARSSVRSG, from the coding sequence ATGTCCCTCAGAGACGAACTGGAGGCGTTTGTCGCGGCACGTGGACCAGCAGGTGACGAAGGGGCAGTTGCCGAAGTCTTTGAGGACCGCATCGCGCCTCACGTAGATAATATTGAATGGGATGCGATGGGTAACGTCGTGGCGACGGACGAAGGGCCGTCAGACCACGAAATATTAATTACGGGCCACACCGACGAGTTGACGCTGTTGGTGGACGGCGTCACCGACGACGGCTTCGTCAGCTACTCCAAGGTTGGAGGGCACTATAAAGGGAACTTCATCGGCCAGGAGGTCGTCATTGGTCCGGATGAGGTTCCAGGTGTCATTGGTACTAAGTGCCGTCACCACACGACGCCCGACGAACGCGAGCGACTCCTGGCTGACGACCTCTACATCGATGTCGGTGCCGAATCTCCGAAGGAGGTGCAGGCGCTCAATATTGAACCGGGTGACCACGCCACTTGGAATCAGACGGTGACAGAACTGGGCTATGAGCGGGTAGCCGGGCGAGCAATCGATGACCGGATCGCGCTCGCGATACTGGTTAAACTCGCACAGCAGATGGAGACGGACTCAACGGTTCATTACGTTGCGACCGTTCAAGAGGAAATCGGACTGCGGGGAGCACGCGCGATCGGCTACAGTGTTGATCCCGACGTCGGCATCGCCGTCGAGATATTCCCCTCCGACGATTATCCGGCAGCCGACGGCGGGGGACAAGACATCAATTTAGGCGACGGCCCTGTCATCGAACTGGCCGACGGTAATGAGTACCTCTTCGACGGGATACTGGTCGACCGCCAGACGCTCTCGTGGCTCCGGCAAGCCGCCGAACGAACCGGTGTTGACTCCCAGTTCGGGGTCATGATAAATGGGACTACCGACGCCTCGGAGTTGCAGCGGGTGCGCGGTGGTCGGCACGCCGGGGCGATCGGCGTTCCTTGTCGGTACACCCACTCGCCGGTCGAAACTATCTCGCTTGCCGACGCGAAGGAGACCGTCGCAGTACTCGCCGAGGCCTGTGAGTCGGAGTTCCCGGCCCGTAGCTCGGTGAGATCGGGATAG
- a CDS encoding SDR family NAD(P)-dependent oxidoreductase yields the protein MATVIVTGSSRGIGRATALRSAEDGYDVVVNYVSNGDAAAEVVEEIEERTDRDSIAVQADVSEYDAAERLVEITVSEFGGVDHVVNNAGIDQHLHTADLSPEDFEHVMKVNLNGAFHVSKAALEHLYESTVPEGPSICNMSSIAAYTGASIECHYSASKSGLVGLTKSHAQDFAPKVRVNAIAPGDIETEMLAGRSEEHRQAQLERIPLNRFGQPGDIAETAAFLREAAFVTGETVHVNGGELMY from the coding sequence ATGGCAACTGTCATAGTTACCGGGTCATCACGGGGAATCGGTCGCGCGACGGCGCTACGATCTGCCGAAGACGGGTACGACGTCGTCGTCAACTACGTCAGCAACGGGGACGCTGCCGCGGAAGTCGTTGAGGAGATAGAGGAGCGAACGGACAGGGACTCGATTGCCGTGCAGGCCGATGTCAGCGAATATGACGCTGCCGAACGACTCGTTGAGATTACTGTGTCGGAGTTCGGTGGAGTTGATCACGTCGTCAACAACGCCGGCATTGACCAGCACCTCCACACTGCAGACCTATCTCCAGAGGACTTCGAACACGTCATGAAGGTGAACCTGAACGGCGCGTTCCACGTATCAAAAGCCGCTCTTGAGCACCTGTACGAGTCCACAGTTCCCGAGGGGCCATCCATCTGCAATATGTCGTCTATCGCCGCTTACACAGGGGCAAGCATCGAATGCCACTACTCTGCCTCGAAGTCTGGCCTCGTGGGACTCACGAAGAGCCACGCACAAGACTTCGCCCCTAAGGTTCGTGTCAATGCTATCGCGCCTGGCGACATCGAGACAGAAATGCTCGCAGGCCGATCAGAGGAACACCGTCAGGCACAACTTGAGCGTATCCCACTTAATCGGTTTGGACAACCCGGAGACATCGCAGAGACGGCGGCATTCCTCCGAGAGGCGGCGTTTGTAACAGGCGAAACAGTCCACGTCAACGGTGGCGAACTGATGTACTAG
- a CDS encoding PQQ-binding-like beta-propeller repeat protein, with protein MLPSLDSDTPLPDDPTGTWTQYGANGANTFAANVSAPPQGNLAWTSEAFTRWRPAVSDGTVYTTNFDPSNDGSAIALDAQDGTEQWRTTLDASGDNVIVVVDNRCLVAYGEELVALDSQTGEQIWTESINEVEQLVADEATGTVLVASDRGIEAFRAADGERRWETNTVRQLVHAPAVYDGRVFAVGDVDGSPSLAAFSVEDGSDLWQSELTATPESAAPVATQDGVFVADDRTLAVHDRETGDQRRELGSFGEDDAVVPHTVAVDDGIVFVTSSYGAVAVDSETGTVRWHRDTPVYKSGICLGTDTIIFPVSTPEFAPEKKTISAFDRGSGEMRWYYGFDPGFHHEVTSPPVLVDGAVFFTATDIDGLGTLGDVPKPDS; from the coding sequence ATGCTCCCGTCGTTGGACTCGGACACACCCTTGCCGGACGATCCGACAGGCACCTGGACACAGTACGGAGCCAACGGGGCGAATACGTTCGCAGCGAACGTCTCCGCTCCGCCACAGGGAAACCTGGCATGGACATCGGAAGCCTTCACGCGGTGGCGGCCTGCAGTTTCCGATGGGACGGTATACACGACGAACTTCGACCCCAGTAACGACGGAAGTGCGATCGCCCTCGATGCACAGGATGGCACTGAACAATGGCGGACTACCCTCGACGCCAGCGGAGACAACGTCATTGTCGTTGTCGACAATCGTTGCCTCGTGGCGTACGGCGAGGAACTCGTTGCGCTTGATTCCCAAACCGGCGAGCAGATCTGGACGGAATCGATAAACGAGGTTGAACAGCTCGTCGCGGACGAGGCCACCGGGACGGTGCTAGTTGCTTCCGACAGGGGTATTGAGGCGTTCCGGGCAGCGGACGGGGAGAGGCGCTGGGAAACTAACACGGTACGTCAACTCGTCCATGCACCTGCAGTATACGACGGACGCGTATTCGCTGTCGGGGACGTGGATGGATCGCCGTCACTCGCTGCCTTCTCGGTAGAGGATGGCTCGGATCTCTGGCAGAGCGAGCTCACGGCCACGCCCGAATCTGCCGCGCCCGTTGCGACTCAGGATGGAGTGTTCGTTGCCGACGACCGAACGCTCGCCGTCCACGACAGAGAAACCGGTGACCAGCGCCGTGAACTCGGCTCGTTCGGTGAGGACGACGCTGTCGTTCCTCACACGGTCGCCGTTGACGACGGGATTGTATTCGTTACCAGCTCGTACGGCGCTGTCGCAGTCGACAGCGAAACCGGAACGGTACGATGGCACCGCGACACTCCAGTATACAAATCGGGGATTTGCCTCGGAACTGATACGATCATCTTCCCAGTCAGTACCCCCGAATTTGCCCCCGAGAAGAAGACTATTAGTGCGTTCGATCGCGGATCAGGAGAGATGCGGTGGTACTACGGGTTCGATCCGGGGTTCCACCATGAGGTGACTTCACCGCCGGTATTGGTCGATGGAGCTGTATTCTTCACAGCCACCGACATCGACGGTCTCGGAACCTTAGGCGACGTTCCCAAACCGGATAGCTAG
- a CDS encoding tyrosine-type recombinase/integrase: protein MIDDTTGQEPAARPLRSSFDRYLQDKGKGRGGEGGNYRRNAARELERFVEWAAGERGDEDWTGITPEEADRDPTFADLDERVFREYARHLSGDRGLKQNTVQTYYAYISAWCGWCVNEGYLEAHYAQRASATAPLPEDDGRKPGDQQAWTPEQRHALTRHVDEQAREAIEAYTTLPDDVDTPDKQRARYAALKAARDRALVVVLAYTAVRVGELLRDPDDPRRRGVRWEDIDLEDGSMDVYRKKQQWDAASLPDPVISPLRSYRKLMDPPTDRWPVFPTLDQRSLANVVREELTDRGTQPETIQERRDAYVRDLLLALEEDIRPASITTDGARSILRRLTDAAGIDIDHPKHDYLAPHGGRRGMGEVLVRAFGYTVAARYLDNSEEMVRERYSYIEAGELGDVATEALSEVDGVGQR, encoded by the coding sequence ATGATCGACGACACCACCGGCCAAGAGCCCGCAGCACGGCCGTTGCGGAGTTCCTTCGACCGCTATCTTCAGGACAAGGGTAAGGGTCGTGGCGGCGAGGGTGGGAACTACCGTCGGAACGCCGCCCGCGAACTCGAACGGTTCGTCGAGTGGGCCGCCGGCGAGCGCGGCGACGAGGACTGGACCGGGATCACTCCCGAGGAGGCCGACCGCGATCCGACTTTCGCCGACCTCGACGAGCGAGTCTTCCGCGAGTACGCTCGGCACCTTTCTGGTGACCGGGGACTCAAGCAGAACACGGTCCAGACGTACTACGCCTACATCTCGGCGTGGTGTGGCTGGTGCGTCAACGAGGGGTATCTCGAAGCACACTACGCTCAGCGAGCGAGCGCGACCGCGCCGCTCCCCGAAGACGACGGGCGGAAGCCTGGCGATCAGCAGGCCTGGACACCCGAACAGCGCCACGCGCTCACCCGACACGTCGACGAGCAGGCGCGTGAGGCCATCGAGGCATACACCACCCTTCCCGATGACGTGGATACACCCGATAAGCAACGGGCCCGGTACGCGGCGCTGAAGGCGGCCCGAGACCGGGCGCTCGTGGTCGTCCTCGCGTACACAGCTGTTCGGGTCGGTGAGCTCCTCCGAGACCCTGACGACCCGCGCCGCCGTGGCGTGCGGTGGGAGGATATCGACCTTGAGGATGGAAGCATGGACGTCTATCGGAAGAAACAACAGTGGGATGCTGCGTCCCTCCCCGATCCTGTAATCTCCCCGTTGCGGAGCTATCGGAAGTTGATGGACCCACCAACGGACCGGTGGCCTGTGTTCCCGACACTCGACCAGCGGAGCCTGGCGAACGTAGTTCGAGAGGAATTGACTGATCGGGGCACTCAACCCGAAACTATACAGGAACGACGGGACGCCTATGTGAGGGATTTGCTATTGGCGCTTGAAGAGGATATCCGCCCGGCGTCGATTACCACCGATGGCGCTCGCTCGATTCTTCGGCGGCTCACGGATGCAGCTGGTATCGATATCGACCACCCGAAACACGACTATCTCGCACCGCACGGCGGTCGCCGGGGGATGGGTGAAGTTCTCGTCCGAGCATTCGGATATACTGTGGCTGCCCGTTACCTCGACAACTCGGAGGAGATGGTTCGTGAGCGGTATTCATATATTGAGGCGGGTGAGTTGGGAGACGTTGCTACAGAGGCACTTTCCGAGGTGGATGGCGTGGGGCAGCGATAG
- a CDS encoding type II toxin-antitoxin system PemK/MazF family toxin, which translates to MADRGTVVWAPDPFKTGGGNPRPWLVISGERMPYPDEESIAVAFTTQSHHAGSFAVPSEAWVRGEPGQQSYVLPWTLATLKDDLHVVGRQGSVTDEFTDQVTTATISYLDNSEGSDSA; encoded by the coding sequence ATGGCTGACCGCGGAACTGTCGTCTGGGCTCCTGATCCGTTCAAAACGGGTGGTGGGAACCCCCGGCCGTGGCTGGTCATCTCCGGCGAGCGGATGCCCTATCCCGACGAGGAGTCGATCGCCGTCGCGTTCACGACGCAATCCCACCACGCCGGCAGCTTCGCCGTGCCGAGCGAAGCGTGGGTTCGCGGGGAACCGGGCCAACAGAGCTACGTCCTCCCTTGGACTCTCGCCACACTGAAAGACGACCTCCACGTCGTCGGCCGGCAGGGCTCGGTCACCGACGAGTTCACCGACCAGGTTACGACGGCCACGATCTCCTACTTGGACAATTCGGAGGGTTCTGACTCCGCATGA
- a CDS encoding GNAT family N-acetyltransferase, with product MTPEDHLEAYKLAPAVVWNQTKEDWQRLFDLYPENCFGGYVDGELVATSTLATYENRLAYVGMVLVAPDHRR from the coding sequence TTGACGCCAGAGGACCACTTGGAGGCTTACAAGCTCGCGCCGGCCGTCGTCTGGAATCAGACCAAGGAGGATTGGCAGCGATTATTTGACCTGTACCCCGAGAACTGCTTTGGCGGATACGTCGACGGGGAACTCGTTGCAACGAGTACGCTTGCAACTTATGAGAACCGACTGGCCTATGTCGGGATGGTCCTCGTCGCCCCGGATCATCGCAGATAA